One Anabas testudineus chromosome 15, fAnaTes1.2, whole genome shotgun sequence genomic window carries:
- the thbs2a gene encoding thrombospondin-2 isoform X1, whose protein sequence is MILRRSLFLLLLSFTFLHALPQDGEQEDVTSFDLFEISHITRKTVGAKQFRGQNSDIPAYRFIRFDHLPPVSTPILKQILQQMQNNEGFVFVANIRQDRASRGTLIGLEGPDGQRHFEIVSNGRANTLDLVYWVDGSQNVVSFEDVDLSDSQWKNITLYVHGENAHLFVGCTLMDSFILDEPFYEHLKAEGNRMYVARGSSRENHFRGLLQNVRFIFDTPVEDILLSRDCEVTKEDGANTVSESREILDVSPSITTNVIGQKTDEVGGDMCERSCEELSTMFQELKGLRVVVSNLIDGLQKVTEENTVMKEVLGRMKNPKEKNMCWQDGRLFDDKEDWVVDSCTKCTCQESKIVCHQITCTPVACASPTFIDGECCPVCMPKDSEDGWSPWSEWTECTVTCGTGTQQRGRSCDATSNPCPGPSIQTRKCSLGKCDSRVRQDGGWSLWSPWSSCSVTCGEGQITRIRHCNAPVPQLGGKDCEGSGRETQRCTAEPCPIDGGWGPWSPWAICSATCGGGIKTRVRECNSPQPQYGGKKCMGEANDSDSCNKKQCPIDGCLSNPCFGGVDCNSSPDGSWECGPCPAGFRGNGTHCEDINECDMVSDVCYKVSGAQRCVNTDPGFHCLPCPKRYKGTQPFGMGVEAAKQNKQVCEPENPCKDRTHNCHKYAECIYISHFSDPMYKCECRTGYAGDGFLCGEDSDLDGWPNQNLVCGANATYHCKKDNCPSLPNSGQEDFDKDGQGDACDKDDDNDGILDERDNCPLLYNPRQFDFDKDEVGDRCDNCPYEHNPAQIDTDNNGEGDACAVDIDGDGILNENDNCPYVYNTDQKDTDMDGVGDQCDNCPLLHNPDQTDVDNDLVGDQCDNNQDIDEDGHQNNLDNCPYVANANQADHDKDGKGDACDYDDDNDGIPDDKDNCRLTPNEDQLDTDGDGRGDACKDDFDNDSIPDILDVCPENNAITATDFRKFQMVHLDPKGTTQIDPNWVVRHQGKELVQTANSDPGIAVGFDEFSAVDFSGTMYVNTDRDDDYAGFVFGYQSSGRFYVVMWKQITQTYWEDKPSKAFGISGVSLKVVNSTTGSGENLRNALWHTGNTPGQVRTLWHDPKNIGWKDYTAYRWHLIHRPKTGFIRVVVYEGKQIMADSGPVYDKTFAGGRLGLFVFSQELVFFSDLKYECRDKPDLPTVFTR, encoded by the exons ATGATACTCAGGAGAAGTCTCTTCTTGCTGCTGTTATCATTTACCTTCCTCCACGCATTACCACAAG ATGGTGAGCAGGAGGATGTAACATCATTTGACTTATTTGAAATCAGCCACATCACACGCAAGACCGTGGGGGCCAAACAGTTCCGGGGCCAAAACTCAGATATCCCTGCTTACCGCTTCATTCGCTTCGACCATCTCCCTCCAGTGAGCACCCCAATACTCAAACAAATACTACAGCAGATGCAAAACAATGAGGGCTTTGTGTTTGTGGCCAACATACGTCAGGACCGCGCCTCTCGGGGCACCCTGATTGGTTTGGAGGGACCTGATGGCCAGAGGCATTTTGAGATCGTGTCCAATGGACGAGCCAACACTCTGGACCTGGTGTATTGGGTGGATGGCTCACAGAATGTGGTTTCATTCGAGGAtgtggacctgtctgactcacaGTGGAAGAATATCACACTTTATGTTCACGGGGAAAATGCACACCTGTTTGTGGGCTGCACCCTTATGGACAGCTTCATCCTGGATGAACCTTTCTATGAGCACCTGAAGGCTGAAGGAAACCGCATGTATGTTGCAAGGGGATCCAGCCGGGAGAACCACTTCAGG GGTCTTCTGCAGAATGTGCGTTTCATCTTCGACACCCCAGTGGAAGACATCCTCCTGAGCAGAGACTGTGAGGTCACGAAGGAAG ATGGCGCTAATACTGTGAGCGAGAGCAGAGAAATACTGGACGTAAGTCCCTCCATCACGACAAACGTTATAGGTCAGAAGACAGATGAGGTGGGTGGAGACATGTGTGAACGCTCCTGCGAGGAACTTAGCACCATGTTCCAGGAGCTCAAAGGCCTTCGCGTTGTCGTCAGTAACCTCATTGACGGTTTGCAAAAAGTG ACAGAGGAGAACACAGTCATGAAGGAGGTCCTTGGGAGGATGAAAAACcctaaagagaaaaacatgtgcTGGCAGGATGGTCGCCTGTTTGACGATAAGGAAGACTGGGTTGTAGACAGCTGCACCAAATGTACTTGCCAG GAGTCCAAGATTGTCTGTCACCAAATTACGTGCACGCCTGTGGCCTGTGCCAGCCCCACATTTATCGACGGCGAGTGCTGCCCCGTGTGTATGC CTAAAGACAGTGAGGATGGCTGGTCCCCTTGGTCAGAGTGGACAGAGTGCACAGTCACCTGCGGGACAGGGACTCAACAGAGGGGTCGCTCATGTGATGCAACCAGTAACCCCTGCCCTGGACCTTCTATCCAGACCCGCAAGTGCAGCTTGGGGAAATGTGACAGCCGCG TTCGCCAGGACGGTGGGTGGAGTTTGTGGTCTCCCTGGTCTTCCTGCTCAGTGACCTGTGGGGAAGGACAGATTACCAGGATACGACACTGCAATGCTCCTGTGCCTCAGCTTGGCGGCAAAGACTGTGAGGGAAGTGGGAGAGAGACTCAGCGCTGCACAGCCGAGCCGTGTCCCA TCGATGGTGGTTGGGGTCCATGGTCTCCATGGGCAATCTGCTCAGCAACATGTGGAGGGGGAATCAAAACTCGGGTGCGCGAGTGCAACAGCCCTCAGCCTCAGTATGGCGGAAAGAAGTGTATGGGAGAAGCCAATGACAGCGACAGTTGTAACAAAAAGCAATGTCCTATTG ATGGCTGTCTGTCTAACCCATGCTTTGGCGGAGTGGATTGCAACAGTTCTCCAGATGGATCCTGGGAGTGTGGCCCATGTCCTGCTGGTTTCCGTGGAAATGGTACCCACTGTGaagacattaatgag TGTGACATGGTGTCTGATGTTTGTTACAAAGTGAGCGGAGCTCAGCGCTGCGTCAACACCGATCCAGGTTTCCACTGCCTTCCCTGTCCAAAGCGCTACAAGGGCACACAGCCTTTTGGTATGGGTGTGGAGGCAGCCAAGCAGAACAAACAG GTGTGCGAGCCTGAAAATCCATGCAAGGACAGGACCCACAACTGTCACAAATATGCCGAATGCATCTACATCAGCCACTTCAGTGACCCGATGTACAAGTGTGAGTGTAGGACTGGTTACGCTGGAGATGGCTTCCTTTGTGGAGAAGACTCGGACTTGGATGGCTGGCCCAATCAGAACCTTGTTTGTGGTGCAAACGCCACTTATCACTGCAAGAAG GATAACTGCCCCAGTCTTCCCAACTCTGGACAAGAGGACTTTGACAAAGACGGTCAAGGGGATGCTTGTGACAAGGACGATGACAACGATGGAATTTTGGATGAGAGG GACAACTGCCCACTCCTCTATAATCCTCGCCAGTTTGACTTTGACAAGGATGAAGTTGGCGACCGCTGCGACAACTGCCCATATGAACACAATCCTGCTCAAATAGATACCGACAATAATGGAGAAGGGGATGCCTGTGCAGTGGACATTGATGGAGATG GCATTCTCAATGAGAACGACAACTGCCCCTACGTGTACAACACTGACCAGAAGGACACTGACATGGATGGAGTTGGTGACCAGTGTGACAACTGTCCATTGTTGCACAACCCTGACCAG ACTGATGTCGACAATGACCTGGTAGGAGATCAGTGTGACAATAACCAGGACATCGATGAAGATGGCCATCAGAACAACCTGGACAACTGTCCCTATGTGGCCAATGCCAATCAGGCTGATCATGACAAAGACGGCAAAGGCGACGCATGTGactatgatgatgataatgatgggATACCTGATGACAAGGACAACTGCAGACTAACACCCAATGAAGATCAGTTGGACACTGATG gTGATGGAAGAGGGGATGCCTGCAAAGATGACTTTGACAATGACAGTATCCCAGATATTCTTGATGTGTGCCCAGAGAACAATGCCATCACTGCCACCGATTTCAGGAAGTTCCAGATGGTCCACCTGGATCCTAAGGGAACCACTCAAATTGATCCCAACTGGGTGGTCAGACACCAGGGCAAAGAGTTGGTTCAGACTGCCAATTCTGACCCAGGCATTGCAGTAG GTTTTGATGAGTTCAGTGCTGTGGACTTCAGCGGAACCATGTACGTGAACACAGATAGAGATGACGACTATGCAGGCTTTGTGTTTGGCTACCAGTCAAGTGGGCGCTTTTATGTAGTGATGTGGAAGCAGATCACACAGACTTACTGGGAGGACAAGCCCTCCAAGGCTTTTGGCATTTCTGGAGTTTCACTCAAAGTAGTCAACTCGACCACAGGCAGTGGGGAGAACCTCAGGAATGCTTTGTGGCACACGGGCAACACTCCCGGACAG GTGCGTACTCTGTGGCACGATCCCAAAAACATTGGTTGGAAGGATTACACAGCTTACAGGTGGCATCTCATCCACAGACCGAAGACTGGTTTTATAAG GGTTGTGGTCTATGAAGGTAAACAGATCATGGCTGACTCAGGGCCAGTTTATGACAAGACATTTGCTGGAGGAAGGTTAGGCCTGTTTGTCTTCTCACAAGAGCTGGTGTTCTTCTCCGACCTCAAGTATGAGTGCAGAG ATAAGCCGGATTTGCCAACAGTGTTTACAAG ATAA
- the thbs2a gene encoding thrombospondin-2 isoform X2, which translates to MILRRSLFLLLLSFTFLHALPQDGEQEDVTSFDLFEISHITRKTVGAKQFRGQNSDIPAYRFIRFDHLPPVSTPILKQILQQMQNNEGFVFVANIRQDRASRGTLIGLEGPDGQRHFEIVSNGRANTLDLVYWVDGSQNVVSFEDVDLSDSQWKNITLYVHGENAHLFVGCTLMDSFILDEPFYEHLKAEGNRMYVARGSSRENHFRGLLQNVRFIFDTPVEDILLSRDCEVTKEDGANTVSESREILDVSPSITTNVIGQKTDEVGGDMCERSCEELSTMFQELKGLRVVVSNLIDGLQKVTEENTVMKEVLGRMKNPKEKNMCWQDGRLFDDKEDWVVDSCTKCTCQESKIVCHQITCTPVACASPTFIDGECCPVCMPKDSEDGWSPWSEWTECTVTCGTGTQQRGRSCDATSNPCPGPSIQTRKCSLGKCDSRVRQDGGWSLWSPWSSCSVTCGEGQITRIRHCNAPVPQLGGKDCEGSGRETQRCTAEPCPIDGGWGPWSPWAICSATCGGGIKTRVRECNSPQPQYGGKKCMGEANDSDSCNKKQCPIDGCLSNPCFGGVDCNSSPDGSWECGPCPAGFRGNGTHCEDINECDMVSDVCYKVSGAQRCVNTDPGFHCLPCPKRYKGTQPFGMGVEAAKQNKQVCEPENPCKDRTHNCHKYAECIYISHFSDPMYKCECRTGYAGDGFLCGEDSDLDGWPNQNLVCGANATYHCKKDNCPSLPNSGQEDFDKDGQGDACDKDDDNDGILDERDNCPLLYNPRQFDFDKDEVGDRCDNCPYEHNPAQIDTDNNGEGDACAVDIDGDGILNENDNCPYVYNTDQKDTDMDGVGDQCDNCPLLHNPDQTDVDNDLVGDQCDNNQDIDEDGHQNNLDNCPYVANANQADHDKDGKGDACDYDDDNDGIPDDKDNCRLTPNEDQLDTDGDGRGDACKDDFDNDSIPDILDVCPENNAITATDFRKFQMVHLDPKGTTQIDPNWVVRHQGKELVQTANSDPGIAVGFDEFSAVDFSGTMYVNTDRDDDYAGFVFGYQSSGRFYVVMWKQITQTYWEDKPSKAFGISGVSLKVVNSTTGSGENLRNALWHTGNTPGQVRTLWHDPKNIGWKDYTAYRWHLIHRPKTGFIRVVVYEGKQIMADSGPVYDKTFAGGRLGLFVFSQELVFFSDLKYECRDN; encoded by the exons ATGATACTCAGGAGAAGTCTCTTCTTGCTGCTGTTATCATTTACCTTCCTCCACGCATTACCACAAG ATGGTGAGCAGGAGGATGTAACATCATTTGACTTATTTGAAATCAGCCACATCACACGCAAGACCGTGGGGGCCAAACAGTTCCGGGGCCAAAACTCAGATATCCCTGCTTACCGCTTCATTCGCTTCGACCATCTCCCTCCAGTGAGCACCCCAATACTCAAACAAATACTACAGCAGATGCAAAACAATGAGGGCTTTGTGTTTGTGGCCAACATACGTCAGGACCGCGCCTCTCGGGGCACCCTGATTGGTTTGGAGGGACCTGATGGCCAGAGGCATTTTGAGATCGTGTCCAATGGACGAGCCAACACTCTGGACCTGGTGTATTGGGTGGATGGCTCACAGAATGTGGTTTCATTCGAGGAtgtggacctgtctgactcacaGTGGAAGAATATCACACTTTATGTTCACGGGGAAAATGCACACCTGTTTGTGGGCTGCACCCTTATGGACAGCTTCATCCTGGATGAACCTTTCTATGAGCACCTGAAGGCTGAAGGAAACCGCATGTATGTTGCAAGGGGATCCAGCCGGGAGAACCACTTCAGG GGTCTTCTGCAGAATGTGCGTTTCATCTTCGACACCCCAGTGGAAGACATCCTCCTGAGCAGAGACTGTGAGGTCACGAAGGAAG ATGGCGCTAATACTGTGAGCGAGAGCAGAGAAATACTGGACGTAAGTCCCTCCATCACGACAAACGTTATAGGTCAGAAGACAGATGAGGTGGGTGGAGACATGTGTGAACGCTCCTGCGAGGAACTTAGCACCATGTTCCAGGAGCTCAAAGGCCTTCGCGTTGTCGTCAGTAACCTCATTGACGGTTTGCAAAAAGTG ACAGAGGAGAACACAGTCATGAAGGAGGTCCTTGGGAGGATGAAAAACcctaaagagaaaaacatgtgcTGGCAGGATGGTCGCCTGTTTGACGATAAGGAAGACTGGGTTGTAGACAGCTGCACCAAATGTACTTGCCAG GAGTCCAAGATTGTCTGTCACCAAATTACGTGCACGCCTGTGGCCTGTGCCAGCCCCACATTTATCGACGGCGAGTGCTGCCCCGTGTGTATGC CTAAAGACAGTGAGGATGGCTGGTCCCCTTGGTCAGAGTGGACAGAGTGCACAGTCACCTGCGGGACAGGGACTCAACAGAGGGGTCGCTCATGTGATGCAACCAGTAACCCCTGCCCTGGACCTTCTATCCAGACCCGCAAGTGCAGCTTGGGGAAATGTGACAGCCGCG TTCGCCAGGACGGTGGGTGGAGTTTGTGGTCTCCCTGGTCTTCCTGCTCAGTGACCTGTGGGGAAGGACAGATTACCAGGATACGACACTGCAATGCTCCTGTGCCTCAGCTTGGCGGCAAAGACTGTGAGGGAAGTGGGAGAGAGACTCAGCGCTGCACAGCCGAGCCGTGTCCCA TCGATGGTGGTTGGGGTCCATGGTCTCCATGGGCAATCTGCTCAGCAACATGTGGAGGGGGAATCAAAACTCGGGTGCGCGAGTGCAACAGCCCTCAGCCTCAGTATGGCGGAAAGAAGTGTATGGGAGAAGCCAATGACAGCGACAGTTGTAACAAAAAGCAATGTCCTATTG ATGGCTGTCTGTCTAACCCATGCTTTGGCGGAGTGGATTGCAACAGTTCTCCAGATGGATCCTGGGAGTGTGGCCCATGTCCTGCTGGTTTCCGTGGAAATGGTACCCACTGTGaagacattaatgag TGTGACATGGTGTCTGATGTTTGTTACAAAGTGAGCGGAGCTCAGCGCTGCGTCAACACCGATCCAGGTTTCCACTGCCTTCCCTGTCCAAAGCGCTACAAGGGCACACAGCCTTTTGGTATGGGTGTGGAGGCAGCCAAGCAGAACAAACAG GTGTGCGAGCCTGAAAATCCATGCAAGGACAGGACCCACAACTGTCACAAATATGCCGAATGCATCTACATCAGCCACTTCAGTGACCCGATGTACAAGTGTGAGTGTAGGACTGGTTACGCTGGAGATGGCTTCCTTTGTGGAGAAGACTCGGACTTGGATGGCTGGCCCAATCAGAACCTTGTTTGTGGTGCAAACGCCACTTATCACTGCAAGAAG GATAACTGCCCCAGTCTTCCCAACTCTGGACAAGAGGACTTTGACAAAGACGGTCAAGGGGATGCTTGTGACAAGGACGATGACAACGATGGAATTTTGGATGAGAGG GACAACTGCCCACTCCTCTATAATCCTCGCCAGTTTGACTTTGACAAGGATGAAGTTGGCGACCGCTGCGACAACTGCCCATATGAACACAATCCTGCTCAAATAGATACCGACAATAATGGAGAAGGGGATGCCTGTGCAGTGGACATTGATGGAGATG GCATTCTCAATGAGAACGACAACTGCCCCTACGTGTACAACACTGACCAGAAGGACACTGACATGGATGGAGTTGGTGACCAGTGTGACAACTGTCCATTGTTGCACAACCCTGACCAG ACTGATGTCGACAATGACCTGGTAGGAGATCAGTGTGACAATAACCAGGACATCGATGAAGATGGCCATCAGAACAACCTGGACAACTGTCCCTATGTGGCCAATGCCAATCAGGCTGATCATGACAAAGACGGCAAAGGCGACGCATGTGactatgatgatgataatgatgggATACCTGATGACAAGGACAACTGCAGACTAACACCCAATGAAGATCAGTTGGACACTGATG gTGATGGAAGAGGGGATGCCTGCAAAGATGACTTTGACAATGACAGTATCCCAGATATTCTTGATGTGTGCCCAGAGAACAATGCCATCACTGCCACCGATTTCAGGAAGTTCCAGATGGTCCACCTGGATCCTAAGGGAACCACTCAAATTGATCCCAACTGGGTGGTCAGACACCAGGGCAAAGAGTTGGTTCAGACTGCCAATTCTGACCCAGGCATTGCAGTAG GTTTTGATGAGTTCAGTGCTGTGGACTTCAGCGGAACCATGTACGTGAACACAGATAGAGATGACGACTATGCAGGCTTTGTGTTTGGCTACCAGTCAAGTGGGCGCTTTTATGTAGTGATGTGGAAGCAGATCACACAGACTTACTGGGAGGACAAGCCCTCCAAGGCTTTTGGCATTTCTGGAGTTTCACTCAAAGTAGTCAACTCGACCACAGGCAGTGGGGAGAACCTCAGGAATGCTTTGTGGCACACGGGCAACACTCCCGGACAG GTGCGTACTCTGTGGCACGATCCCAAAAACATTGGTTGGAAGGATTACACAGCTTACAGGTGGCATCTCATCCACAGACCGAAGACTGGTTTTATAAG GGTTGTGGTCTATGAAGGTAAACAGATCATGGCTGACTCAGGGCCAGTTTATGACAAGACATTTGCTGGAGGAAGGTTAGGCCTGTTTGTCTTCTCACAAGAGCTGGTGTTCTTCTCCGACCTCAAGTATGAGTGCAGAG ATAACTGA